From the genome of Novosphingobium sp. TH158, one region includes:
- a CDS encoding SMP-30/gluconolactonase/LRE family protein, producing the protein MADWTELTRGFYLEGLLVDGPDIWFTDVTRGGVHNLRTGQTVLPERTMVGGLLLNADGKLLVAGGGGVDWVDPASGASGTLLTVEDGVNEMRSDGAGGLLFGTIDLPSILKGEKPGPSSIRRLSTDGTMSVLRDGLAFANGLSLSPDGQVLYFNESFVASRRFPVGEGFVLGEMETFRDMADCDGMALDVGGNIWLCGFASDHLVCMSPRGEEIGRLQLPGPACTNVRFGGEDMRDLFVTVVDTADAQKLADGVPIKAQNSAMYRTRAEVAGAPIARTAFRLG; encoded by the coding sequence ATGGCTGATTGGACCGAACTGACGCGCGGCTTCTATCTTGAAGGGCTGCTGGTCGATGGGCCGGATATCTGGTTCACCGATGTCACGCGGGGCGGGGTGCACAACCTGCGCACGGGGCAGACCGTGCTGCCCGAGCGGACCATGGTCGGCGGCCTGCTGCTCAATGCCGATGGCAAGCTGCTGGTCGCCGGCGGCGGCGGGGTGGACTGGGTCGATCCCGCAAGCGGCGCAAGCGGCACGCTGCTGACCGTCGAGGATGGCGTCAACGAGATGCGCTCCGACGGCGCGGGCGGACTGCTGTTCGGCACTATCGACCTGCCTTCGATCCTCAAGGGCGAGAAGCCCGGGCCCAGCTCGATCCGCCGCCTGTCGACAGATGGCACGATGAGCGTGCTGCGCGATGGCCTGGCCTTTGCCAACGGCCTTTCGCTCAGTCCCGACGGACAGGTGCTCTATTTCAACGAGAGCTTTGTCGCCTCGCGCCGCTTCCCGGTGGGCGAGGGCTTCGTGCTCGGCGAAATGGAGACCTTCCGCGACATGGCGGACTGCGATGGCATGGCGCTCGACGTTGGGGGCAATATCTGGCTCTGCGGCTTCGCCAGCGACCATCTCGTCTGCATGTCACCGCGGGGCGAGGAAATTGGCCGCCTGCAACTGCCCGGTCCGGCCTGCACCAACGTCCGCTTCGGGGGAGAGGACATGCGCGACCTGTTCGTGACCGTCGTCGACACTGCCGATGCGCAGAAGCTTGCCGATGGCGTGCCGATCAAGGCGCAGAATTCGGCAATGTACCGCACCCGGGCCGAAGTGGCGGGCGCCCCGATCGCCCGCACCGCCTTCCGGCTGGGCTGA
- a CDS encoding Rrf2 family transcriptional regulator: MLSQKTRYTIRALQHLSDTWQQGPVRLDAIAEAQNIPRKFLTVILAEMVREGLVISHRGRDGGYELGLPPVDIRYGDIIRLTRGSLALVPCASRNAHEHCQNCLPESECRLRGLMLTLRDEMAAMLDKVTLADPIVVEPPFADEPEAG, encoded by the coding sequence ATGCTTTCGCAGAAGACCCGCTATACCATCCGCGCGCTCCAGCACCTGTCCGACACCTGGCAGCAAGGGCCGGTGCGACTCGATGCGATTGCCGAGGCGCAGAACATCCCCCGCAAGTTCCTCACCGTCATCCTGGCGGAAATGGTGCGCGAAGGTCTGGTCATCTCGCACCGCGGACGCGACGGCGGCTATGAGCTGGGCCTGCCGCCGGTGGATATCCGCTATGGCGACATCATCCGCCTGACGCGCGGCAGCCTGGCACTGGTGCCCTGCGCCAGCCGCAACGCGCACGAGCATTGCCAGAACTGCCTGCCGGAAAGCGAATGCCGCCTGCGCGGCCTGATGCTTACCCTTCGCGACGAGATGGCGGCCATGCTCGACAAGGTAACGCTGGCCGATCCCATCGTGGTCGAACCGCCCTTCGCCGATGAGCCCGAAGCGGGCTAA
- a CDS encoding nuclear transport factor 2 family protein yields the protein MSNPSEFEELARTVRYLKDRQDIIDVIHRESRGRDRQDEEIIASCWWPEGIDEHGPMIMHAPDYPARANAGHARFFSATMHNLTTHNCEIDGDTAHCETYVIGTMLSPDKQEMKIAPGRYFDRLEKRDGEWRILYRRCTVEMSMDGSAEWVNGPMCKGFLRSVWSNEDKSYQRPIEVGTDGDRW from the coding sequence ATGAGCAACCCGTCGGAATTTGAAGAGCTTGCCCGCACCGTCCGCTATCTCAAGGACCGGCAGGACATCATCGACGTGATCCACCGCGAATCGCGCGGGCGCGACCGGCAGGACGAGGAGATCATCGCATCGTGCTGGTGGCCCGAGGGAATTGATGAACACGGCCCGATGATCATGCACGCGCCCGACTATCCAGCGCGCGCCAATGCCGGCCACGCACGGTTCTTTTCCGCCACCATGCACAACCTGACGACGCACAACTGCGAGATCGACGGCGATACCGCGCACTGCGAAACCTATGTCATCGGCACCATGCTCTCCCCCGACAAGCAGGAGATGAAGATCGCCCCCGGTCGCTATTTCGACCGGCTGGAAAAGCGGGACGGGGAATGGCGCATCCTCTATCGCCGCTGCACGGTGGAAATGTCGATGGATGGCTCGGCCGAATGGGTGAACGGCCCGATGTGCAAGGGCTTCCTCCGCTCGGTCTGGAGCAACGAAGACAAGAGCTACCAGCGTCCGATCGAGGTCGGCACCGACGGCGACCGCTGGTAG
- a CDS encoding threonine ammonia-lyase: MDSTATKPVAARDLLTIADVRAAAERIAGAVVRTSTDYSRTLSAIAGCDVWLKFENLQFTAAYKERGALNALLQLSDQQRSRGVIAASAGNHAQGLSYHGTRLGVPVTIVMPRTTPTVKVMQTEQVGGKVVLEGETFDEAYAHARRLEAELGLAFVHPFDDPAVAAGQGTVALEMLEDVPELDMLVIPVGGGGLASGMGTAARAIKPEIGLIGVEAELFPSMYNVLKGTQYPCGGDTLAEGIAVKEPGLFTSKVLADLLDDFLLVGESDMEGALALLLQIEKTVVEGAGAAGLAAVLANPDKFKGRKVGIVLSGGNIDTRLLANVLLRDLARSGRLARLRLTLQDRPGALFKVMEEFNKHNINIIEIWHQRIFTHLPAKGLITDIECEARDKDQLDALVASLRAKGYDVSQVELN; this comes from the coding sequence ATGGATAGTACCGCCACCAAGCCCGTTGCAGCGCGAGACCTGCTGACCATCGCCGATGTTCGTGCGGCGGCGGAGCGAATTGCCGGCGCGGTGGTGCGCACGTCTACCGACTATTCCCGCACGCTCAGCGCCATTGCCGGCTGCGATGTCTGGCTGAAGTTCGAGAACCTTCAGTTCACCGCTGCCTACAAGGAACGCGGCGCGCTCAATGCCCTGCTGCAGCTTTCAGACCAGCAGCGCTCGCGCGGGGTGATCGCCGCTTCGGCGGGCAACCATGCGCAGGGTCTTTCCTATCACGGCACCCGGCTGGGCGTGCCGGTAACGATCGTCATGCCGCGCACCACGCCGACGGTGAAGGTGATGCAGACCGAGCAGGTCGGCGGCAAGGTGGTGCTTGAGGGCGAGACCTTCGACGAAGCCTATGCCCACGCGCGCCGGCTGGAAGCGGAACTGGGCCTGGCCTTCGTCCACCCCTTCGACGATCCGGCAGTGGCGGCCGGGCAGGGCACCGTGGCGCTGGAAATGCTTGAGGACGTGCCCGAGCTCGACATGCTGGTGATCCCCGTCGGTGGCGGCGGGCTTGCCTCGGGCATGGGCACGGCGGCCCGTGCCATCAAGCCGGAGATCGGCCTGATCGGCGTGGAGGCGGAGCTGTTCCCCTCGATGTACAACGTGCTCAAGGGCACGCAGTACCCCTGCGGCGGCGATACGCTGGCCGAAGGCATCGCGGTGAAGGAGCCCGGCCTCTTTACCTCGAAGGTGCTGGCAGACCTGCTCGACGATTTCCTGCTGGTCGGCGAAAGCGACATGGAAGGCGCGCTGGCGCTGCTGCTGCAGATCGAAAAGACCGTGGTCGAAGGTGCCGGTGCCGCCGGACTTGCCGCCGTTCTGGCCAACCCGGACAAGTTCAAGGGCCGCAAGGTCGGCATCGTGCTTTCGGGCGGCAATATCGATACGCGCCTGCTGGCCAACGTCCTGCTTCGCGACCTTGCCCGCTCTGGCCGCCTCGCGCGCCTGCGGCTTACCTTGCAGGACCGTCCCGGTGCCCTGTTCAAGGTGATGGAAGAGTTCAACAAGCACAACATCAACATCATCGAGATCTGGCACCAGCGCATCTTCACGCACCTGCCGGCAAAGGGCCTGATCACCGACATCGAGTGCGAGGCGCGCGACAAGGACCAGCTCGACGCCCTCGTCGCATCGCTGCGGGCCAAGGGCTATGATGTCAGCCAGGTGGAACTGAACTAG
- a CDS encoding DHA2 family efflux MFS transporter permease subunit has product MAQLLYPSPARRALITASVMITTLIVTIDMTITVVAVPKMMADLSAGPDQIAWVLTSYLIASAVMMPLSSWLASRFGRKLVMTVSVITFTIASVVCGSARSIELMVLARVAQGIGGAGLIPLGQATLLDINPPEKQPTAMAYAGLGAMIGPLVGPTLGGWLTDNYSWHWVFLINLPIGIIAAIGMLAHMEVRDKQLAPFDWTGFLAITAVVGGSQLFLDRGEQLDWFESTETCITAGVVALALYLLAVHMFTRRDTFLRVELFADRNFAIGTVVSTVIGIVIFASSPMLVLYTENLLGYSAFKFGLVNMPRAVGTIIGLLIVTRLIRRVDPRVLLVTGMVLSVIALNMFSGMNLETDEFPIMVAGAFQGFSGGMLISPLSALAFATLAPRFRNEGAAIFALVRNLGNSIGISAMQLMSIHASAQVSSRLAEGVRPDNPTLQWARPAMDFGDQVALARAGGEIARHAAMVATVDTFWMACLVAVATIPVIFLMRGQKLGGGGTAAPPPPVDH; this is encoded by the coding sequence ATGGCCCAGCTGCTTTACCCCTCCCCCGCACGCAGGGCGCTGATCACGGCATCGGTCATGATCACGACGCTGATCGTGACCATCGACATGACGATTACCGTGGTTGCGGTGCCCAAGATGATGGCGGACCTTTCCGCCGGGCCGGACCAGATCGCCTGGGTGCTGACTTCCTACCTGATCGCCAGCGCGGTGATGATGCCGCTGTCCAGCTGGCTCGCCAGCCGCTTCGGGCGCAAGCTGGTGATGACGGTTTCGGTCATCACCTTCACCATCGCCTCGGTCGTCTGCGGATCGGCCCGCAGCATAGAGCTGATGGTGCTGGCGCGCGTGGCGCAAGGGATTGGCGGTGCGGGCCTGATCCCGCTGGGACAGGCGACGCTGCTGGACATCAATCCCCCCGAAAAGCAGCCCACCGCCATGGCCTATGCCGGGCTTGGCGCGATGATCGGGCCGCTGGTGGGGCCGACGCTGGGCGGCTGGCTGACCGACAACTATTCCTGGCACTGGGTTTTCCTGATCAACCTGCCGATCGGCATCATCGCCGCCATCGGCATGCTTGCGCACATGGAGGTGCGCGACAAGCAACTGGCGCCGTTCGACTGGACCGGCTTCCTGGCGATCACCGCCGTGGTGGGCGGGTCCCAGCTGTTCCTCGATCGCGGCGAGCAGCTCGACTGGTTCGAATCGACGGAAACCTGCATCACCGCCGGGGTGGTCGCGCTCGCGCTTTACCTGCTTGCCGTCCACATGTTCACGCGGCGCGACACCTTCCTGCGTGTCGAACTGTTCGCCGATCGCAACTTCGCCATCGGCACGGTGGTATCGACGGTGATCGGCATCGTCATCTTCGCATCCAGCCCGATGCTGGTGCTGTATACGGAAAACCTGCTTGGCTATTCGGCCTTCAAGTTCGGCCTGGTCAACATGCCGCGGGCCGTGGGTACGATCATCGGCCTGCTGATCGTCACGCGGCTGATCCGGCGCGTCGATCCCCGGGTGCTGCTGGTGACCGGCATGGTGCTTTCGGTCATCGCGCTGAACATGTTTTCCGGCATGAACCTGGAGACCGACGAGTTTCCGATCATGGTCGCTGGCGCGTTCCAGGGCTTTTCCGGCGGCATGCTGATTTCACCGCTTTCCGCGCTGGCATTCGCCACACTGGCCCCGCGCTTCCGCAACGAGGGCGCCGCGATCTTTGCCCTGGTGCGCAACCTGGGCAATTCGATCGGCATTTCGGCCATGCAGCTGATGTCGATCCATGCCTCGGCGCAGGTCTCCTCGCGGCTTGCAGAGGGGGTCCGGCCTGACAACCCCACGCTGCAATGGGCGCGCCCGGCGATGGACTTCGGCGATCAGGTGGCCCTTGCCCGCGCGGGCGGAGAGATTGCCCGCCACGCCGCCATGGTGGCGACGGTCGATACCTTCTGGATGGCCTGCCTTGTCGCCGTGGCGACCATCCCGGTGATATTCCTGATGCGCGGCCAGAAACTCGGAGGGGGAGGAACCGCAGCCCCGCCCCCTCCTGTAGATCACTGA
- a CDS encoding outer membrane protein assembly factor BamD, translating into MLKHSPTKLAVLALASTALLLTSGCGGGRKNRDTAYVARDVETLYTAAKDQLDRGDTRIAAALFDEVERQHPYSPWARRAQLMSAFSYYAGRDYTKSIQAAQRFLSIHPGNKDAPYAYYLIALCYYEQISDVTRDQKATQQALDAMNEVVRRFPSTRYATDAQLKLDLINDHLAGKEMEIGRFYERSGRWLAAQLRFRTVVEKYQTTSHTPEALFRMVETSLVLGLPSEAQKAAAVLGANYPGSEWYQRAFKLMEKHAPGAQAI; encoded by the coding sequence ATGCTGAAGCACTCGCCGACCAAGCTCGCCGTCCTCGCACTCGCCTCAACGGCCCTGCTGCTCACTTCGGGCTGCGGCGGCGGGCGCAAGAATCGCGATACCGCCTATGTCGCGCGCGATGTGGAAACGCTCTACACCGCGGCAAAGGACCAGCTCGATCGTGGCGATACGCGCATTGCCGCGGCGCTGTTCGACGAGGTGGAGCGCCAGCATCCCTATTCGCCCTGGGCCCGCCGCGCCCAGCTGATGAGCGCCTTTTCCTATTATGCCGGGCGTGACTACACGAAGTCGATCCAGGCGGCGCAGCGCTTCCTGTCGATCCATCCGGGCAACAAGGACGCGCCTTACGCCTATTACCTGATCGCGCTGTGCTATTACGAGCAGATCAGCGACGTGACGCGCGACCAGAAGGCGACGCAGCAGGCGCTCGATGCGATGAACGAAGTGGTCCGCCGCTTCCCGTCCACGCGCTATGCCACCGATGCCCAGCTCAAGCTTGACCTGATCAACGATCACCTTGCCGGCAAGGAGATGGAGATCGGCCGGTTCTATGAGCGGTCGGGCAGGTGGCTTGCCGCGCAGCTGCGGTTCCGCACTGTGGTGGAAAAGTACCAGACCACCAGCCACACGCCCGAGGCCCTGTTCCGCATGGTGGAAACCAGCCTCGTGCTCGGCCTGCCGAGCGAGGCGCAGAAGGCGGCGGCGGTGCTGGGTGCCAACTATCCCGGCAGCGAATGGTACCAGCGGGCTTTCAAGCTGATGGAAAAGCACGCACCGGGCGCGCAGGCGATCTGA
- a CDS encoding MFS transporter yields MAKGQSPIAENSRVLAAAMVGSTIEYYDFFIYGTAAALVFGPLFFPSESVAAQTLLSLMSFGIAFVARPVGAVAFGHFGDRVGRKATLVVALLLMGVSTTAIALLPTYAQAGWIAPALLCLLRFGQGLGLGGEWGGAALLAVENAPPGWRARFGAAPQLGAPIGLVLANGLFLLLSTMLSKEDFTSWGWRLPFLLSAALVVLGLWVRLRISETPEFREAMAKGHAPSVPLATIFREKTGAFVWGSAGAIATFAAFYMTTAFALAQATTQLGYDRQSFLAIQLIPPFFYAAGIVAGARRADRTNPGETIAMGALGLAVCGLGFGPGLAIGSLELAAVTLSLTMLILGYNNSTLGPWLASLFPVRLRYTGTSLAFNVGGMIGGALLPLVATQIIAAGYPNWTGSLLVLGGLATWLGVRMARPVSHIEDLTTDEQPVGI; encoded by the coding sequence ATGGCCAAGGGGCAATCACCGATAGCGGAAAACAGCCGCGTGCTGGCTGCGGCCATGGTCGGTTCGACCATCGAGTATTACGACTTCTTCATTTACGGCACGGCCGCCGCGCTGGTCTTCGGGCCGCTGTTCTTCCCTTCGGAATCGGTTGCGGCGCAAACGCTGCTTTCACTGATGAGCTTCGGGATCGCCTTCGTCGCGCGGCCGGTCGGTGCCGTGGCCTTCGGCCATTTCGGCGACCGGGTGGGCCGCAAGGCAACGCTGGTTGTCGCCCTGCTGCTGATGGGCGTTTCCACCACGGCCATCGCCCTGCTTCCCACCTATGCCCAGGCCGGGTGGATCGCGCCAGCGCTGCTCTGCCTGCTGCGCTTCGGGCAGGGGCTTGGCCTTGGCGGCGAATGGGGCGGCGCGGCGCTGCTGGCGGTGGAGAATGCCCCGCCCGGCTGGCGCGCCCGCTTCGGCGCCGCGCCCCAGCTTGGCGCGCCCATCGGACTGGTACTGGCGAACGGTCTGTTCCTGCTGCTCAGCACCATGCTGAGCAAGGAAGACTTCACCTCCTGGGGCTGGCGCCTGCCCTTCCTGCTGTCCGCCGCGCTGGTCGTGCTGGGGCTGTGGGTGCGGCTGCGGATATCCGAGACGCCCGAATTCCGCGAGGCGATGGCCAAGGGGCACGCCCCTTCGGTGCCGCTGGCGACAATCTTCCGCGAAAAGACCGGTGCCTTCGTCTGGGGCAGCGCCGGGGCCATCGCCACCTTCGCCGCCTTTTACATGACCACCGCCTTCGCGCTTGCCCAGGCGACCACGCAGCTTGGCTATGACCGGCAATCGTTCCTGGCCATCCAGCTGATCCCGCCGTTCTTCTATGCCGCCGGCATCGTTGCCGGGGCGCGCCGGGCCGACCGGACCAATCCGGGCGAGACCATTGCCATGGGTGCGCTGGGGCTGGCGGTCTGCGGGCTTGGCTTCGGCCCGGGGCTGGCCATCGGCTCGCTGGAGCTGGCAGCAGTTACGCTTTCGCTGACCATGCTGATCCTGGGCTACAACAACTCGACGCTTGGCCCATGGCTCGCCAGCCTGTTCCCGGTGCGGCTGCGCTATACCGGCACCAGCCTCGCCTTCAACGTCGGCGGGATGATCGGCGGCGCATTGCTGCCGCTGGTGGCAACCCAGATCATCGCCGCCGGTTATCCCAACTGGACCGGATCGCTGCTCGTGCTAGGTGGTCTGGCAACCTGGCTTGGCGTGCGCATGGCCCGCCCCGTCTCCCATATCGAGGATCTGACCACAGATGAGCAACCCGTCGGAATTTGA
- a CDS encoding MFS transporter has protein sequence MSGTTEGALAEWRRYGILPIAAALGYATCVIHIYGLGVFIEPISKEFGWSRTATTIGLTLSTVIQALCAIPIGMAVDRFGPRKLAIVGTLLTCVAFANLSNATGGMTNWYVIWIIMSLASLPIQATIWTSAVASRFHHSRGIALAVTLCGASVALIVFPFLGAELIQMYGWRDAMRIEALIWLAIAWPIVIFLFRGAQDEKRKPEAAGAPAAQPLSGISLLEGLKSTIFLRLLIVALLFTFAMIGLNVHFPLMVKANGFTPVEAAALASLIGWFSIPGRIVTGFMLDRLRASLVGAVAFLLPAIACAILLFGGGSALSIGVAAAFIGFTLGAEVDVLVYLTTRYFGLRNFGGLYGGILAALSVGTAFGPLAASRVFDVWASYDPFLTVTLGMMAFSSLLLASLPRPKAEFQEVRSDG, from the coding sequence ATGAGCGGAACTACCGAAGGCGCGCTGGCCGAATGGCGGCGGTATGGCATCCTGCCGATTGCGGCGGCGCTGGGCTATGCCACCTGCGTCATCCATATCTACGGCCTTGGCGTGTTCATCGAGCCGATTTCCAAGGAATTCGGCTGGAGCCGCACGGCAACGACCATCGGCCTCACGCTCTCCACGGTGATCCAGGCGCTCTGCGCGATCCCGATCGGCATGGCGGTTGACCGGTTCGGCCCGCGCAAGCTGGCGATTGTCGGCACGCTGCTGACCTGCGTGGCCTTTGCCAACCTGTCCAACGCCACCGGCGGGATGACGAACTGGTACGTCATCTGGATCATCATGTCGCTGGCCTCGCTGCCAATCCAGGCGACGATCTGGACCAGCGCCGTGGCATCGCGGTTCCACCATTCGCGCGGCATAGCCCTGGCGGTAACGCTGTGCGGGGCATCCGTGGCGCTGATCGTGTTCCCCTTCCTGGGTGCGGAACTGATCCAGATGTACGGCTGGCGCGATGCCATGCGGATCGAGGCGCTGATCTGGCTGGCGATTGCCTGGCCGATCGTCATCTTCCTGTTTCGCGGCGCACAGGACGAGAAGCGCAAGCCCGAAGCGGCAGGAGCGCCCGCCGCCCAGCCGCTTTCCGGGATTTCGCTGCTCGAAGGGCTCAAGTCCACGATCTTCCTGCGCCTGCTGATCGTGGCGCTGCTGTTCACCTTCGCCATGATCGGCCTCAACGTGCACTTCCCGCTGATGGTCAAGGCAAACGGCTTCACTCCGGTGGAGGCGGCCGCGCTGGCCTCGCTGATCGGCTGGTTCTCGATCCCGGGGCGCATCGTCACCGGCTTCATGCTTGACCGCCTGCGGGCATCGCTGGTCGGTGCGGTCGCCTTCCTGCTGCCGGCAATCGCCTGCGCCATCCTGCTGTTCGGCGGCGGCAGCGCGCTGAGCATTGGGGTGGCTGCGGCCTTCATCGGCTTCACCCTGGGGGCAGAGGTGGACGTGCTGGTCTATCTCACCACCCGCTATTTCGGCCTGCGCAATTTCGGCGGGCTCTACGGCGGCATCCTTGCGGCGCTTTCGGTCGGTACGGCATTCGGCCCGCTTGCCGCATCGCGTGTGTTCGATGTGTGGGCCAGCTACGATCCCTTCCTCACCGTCACGCTGGGCATGATGGCCTTCTCCAGCCTGCTGCTCGCCAGCCTGCCGCGTCCGAAGGCGGAATTCCAGGAGGTGCGCAGCGATGGCTGA
- a CDS encoding TauD/TfdA family dioxygenase: MATAAKTGLELRYEKIKDKIGARVLNPKEELLTGELSPAILDLMEEVGVVVFPELHLTDAEQVQFSNSLGGNADELAGQNQDQVFKVSLDEGKQQKNVVEYLKGSLFWHIDGTMNPIPIRASMLSAQVLAPEGGDTLFANTASSYADLPEDRKAKLEGLRVVHSLWCSGFYHTPEPTLEQLEDWQSKGEAEIPLVVTTAAGKKSLVLGNTAHYIPGMDMKESQRILHGLRDFATSEPYVYRHVWKVGDTVMWDNRTSLHKATPYDPYCGRMMHRTIIKGGEAWEVKKG, from the coding sequence ATGGCTACAGCCGCCAAGACCGGCCTCGAGCTGCGTTACGAGAAGATCAAGGACAAGATCGGCGCGCGCGTTCTCAACCCCAAGGAAGAGCTGCTGACCGGCGAGCTTTCGCCCGCGATCCTCGACCTGATGGAAGAAGTAGGCGTCGTGGTGTTCCCCGAACTCCACCTGACCGATGCCGAGCAGGTGCAGTTCTCCAACTCGCTTGGCGGCAATGCCGATGAACTGGCCGGGCAGAACCAGGACCAGGTCTTCAAGGTCTCGCTCGATGAGGGCAAGCAGCAGAAGAACGTCGTCGAATACCTCAAGGGTTCGCTGTTCTGGCACATCGACGGCACGATGAACCCGATCCCGATCCGCGCCTCGATGCTCAGCGCGCAGGTGCTGGCGCCCGAGGGCGGCGATACCCTGTTCGCCAACACGGCTTCCTCCTATGCCGACCTGCCCGAGGACAGAAAGGCGAAGCTGGAAGGCCTGCGGGTGGTTCACTCGCTGTGGTGCTCGGGCTTTTACCACACCCCCGAACCGACGCTTGAACAGCTTGAGGACTGGCAGTCCAAGGGCGAGGCGGAGATTCCGCTCGTCGTCACCACAGCGGCGGGCAAGAAGAGCCTCGTGCTCGGCAACACGGCGCATTACATCCCCGGCATGGACATGAAGGAAAGCCAGCGCATCCTTCACGGTCTGCGCGACTTCGCCACCAGCGAACCCTATGTCTATCGCCACGTCTGGAAGGTCGGCGATACGGTGATGTGGGACAACCGCACCTCGCTTCACAAAGCGACGCCCTATGATCCCTATTGCGGCCGCATGATGCACCGCACGATCATCAAGGGGGGCGAGGCCTGGGAAGTAAAGAAGGGCTGA
- a CDS encoding YezD family protein, producing MESNRDDRSKAATQAAGQGTSPLEAVAEAVSRLRYGAIELTVHDGRVVQLDVTERRRFN from the coding sequence ATGGAATCGAACCGCGATGATCGCAGCAAGGCTGCCACACAGGCCGCAGGGCAGGGCACAAGCCCGCTCGAGGCCGTGGCAGAAGCTGTTTCGCGGCTGCGTTACGGGGCGATCGAGCTGACGGTCCACGATGGCCGTGTCGTCCAGCTCGACGTGACGGAGCGCCGCCGCTTCAACTGA
- a CDS encoding TauD/TfdA family dioxygenase → MATAADITLKQEAIKPQIGSRVLNSKEDLLSGKLSAEIRDLLEQRGVLVFPKISFTDEEQIAFTKTLGKFAPERAGGDEVISKITLDPNEAGESAEYLKGSLYWHIDGTRNDVPILASLLSCKVPSPKGTGNTGFANCYAAFDALPEEDKAKYDGLQVLHAPWASVFYHEPEPSLAKLQAYVRIGENELPLVWTHKSGRKSLVLGNTAAWVVGKSPSESALILHGLRDWATSEQFTYSHEWEVGDLVIWDNTGTLHRAEWYDPDCGRMMHRTKLEGEEPWGQ, encoded by the coding sequence ATGGCGACCGCCGCCGACATCACCCTGAAACAAGAAGCGATCAAGCCGCAGATCGGCAGCCGTGTGCTCAATTCCAAGGAAGACCTGCTTTCGGGCAAGCTCTCCGCCGAGATTCGCGACCTGCTGGAACAGCGCGGCGTTCTCGTCTTCCCGAAGATCAGCTTCACCGATGAAGAGCAGATCGCCTTCACCAAGACCCTGGGCAAGTTCGCGCCGGAACGCGCGGGCGGCGATGAAGTGATCAGCAAGATCACGCTCGACCCGAACGAGGCGGGCGAAAGCGCCGAATACCTCAAGGGGTCGCTTTACTGGCACATCGACGGCACCCGCAACGACGTGCCGATCCTGGCTTCGCTGCTGTCGTGCAAGGTGCCGAGCCCCAAGGGCACCGGCAACACCGGCTTCGCCAACTGCTATGCCGCGTTCGATGCGCTGCCCGAAGAGGACAAGGCAAAGTACGATGGCCTGCAGGTGCTTCACGCACCCTGGGCCTCGGTGTTCTATCACGAACCCGAACCCAGCCTTGCCAAGCTGCAGGCCTATGTCCGCATCGGCGAGAACGAGCTGCCGCTGGTCTGGACGCACAAGTCCGGCCGCAAAAGCCTGGTCCTGGGCAACACCGCAGCCTGGGTCGTCGGCAAGAGCCCGTCCGAAAGCGCGCTGATCCTGCATGGCCTGCGTGATTGGGCGACGTCGGAACAGTTCACCTACAGCCACGAATGGGAAGTAGGCGACCTGGTGATCTGGGACAACACCGGCACGCTGCACCGCGCCGAATGGTACGATCCCGATTGCGGCCGCATGATGCACCGCACCAAGCTGGAAGGCGAGGAGCCCTGGGGCCAGTAA